One genomic segment of Brevibacillus laterosporus LMG 15441 includes these proteins:
- the nikC gene encoding nickel ABC transporter permease subunit NikC, with product MLKKLKQKLLSKKLMIICSMIIILMILLALFAPFLSPNDPNLVDITQKLQGPSSKFPLGTDHLGRCIWSRLIYGTRTSLGTAFFVMGFTMLISLPVGIFAGYRGGWVDYLFMRICDIFMAFPSLLLSLALIGILGPGLGNMIFAMVLVQWVFYARIIRGMVLSVKEQPFILAAKVCGTPKLVIVLKHILPTIVSQVVVLAFMDIGGVVLAISGLSFLGLGIQPPGAEWGMMINDSKPFFRNNPSLMLYPGMMILLVVIAFNLFGEALRDALDLKRK from the coding sequence GTGTTGAAAAAATTGAAGCAAAAGCTACTGTCGAAAAAGCTCATGATCATTTGCAGCATGATTATCATCCTCATGATACTATTGGCTCTGTTTGCTCCTTTTTTGTCTCCAAATGATCCGAATCTAGTTGATATCACGCAAAAGCTACAAGGCCCTTCCTCGAAGTTTCCGTTAGGGACAGATCATTTAGGCAGATGTATATGGTCTCGACTGATCTATGGAACACGAACCTCACTGGGGACAGCTTTTTTTGTCATGGGATTTACCATGCTAATTAGTCTTCCAGTTGGTATTTTTGCAGGCTATAGAGGTGGTTGGGTTGATTATCTGTTCATGCGAATTTGTGATATTTTCATGGCTTTTCCAAGCTTGCTTCTGTCATTAGCTTTGATTGGAATCCTCGGGCCCGGTCTGGGGAATATGATTTTTGCCATGGTGCTTGTCCAATGGGTGTTTTATGCGCGAATCATTCGAGGAATGGTTCTTAGTGTGAAGGAGCAACCCTTTATCTTAGCAGCAAAAGTGTGCGGAACACCAAAGCTGGTCATTGTTCTAAAGCATATCTTACCCACCATTGTATCGCAGGTGGTCGTTTTAGCTTTTATGGACATTGGAGGAGTTGTTTTAGCTATTTCTGGTCTCTCATTTCTGGGTCTTGGCATACAGCCGCCAGGAGCGGAGTGGGGAATGATGATCAATGACAGTAAACCGTTTTTTAGAAATAACCCTTCCTTGATGCTGTATCCAGGGATGATGATCTTACTTGTCGTGATCGCTTTCAACCTGTTCGGAGAAGCCTTGAGGGATGCCTTAGACCTAAAAAGAAAATAG
- the nikB gene encoding nickel ABC transporter permease — protein sequence MGWFIVKRLTSLLPILLGISLITFILLHLTPGDPAVAYLRASHIPPTDEAVASLRAELGLDKPLYIQYVNWLGKVVQLDLGISYVSKKSIWDEIILHFLPTLQLACASLLLIIFISVPLGMISALYKGKLIDQVSRMLAFVSVSMPAFWLGFLFIYFLSVKLDLFPVLGRGTFAHLVLPALTLAFPYIGTYMRLLRTSMLENLNEPFVVYARARGLRESLIIGRHVFKKSLLPVLTGLGMSIGNMLSGAVIVETVFAWPGMGSLFVTSILHRDYPMIQSCLLFMGVIFVVCNLLVDIAYAFLDPRIKWEGEQ from the coding sequence ATGGGTTGGTTTATTGTTAAACGTCTCACAAGTTTACTGCCAATATTATTGGGAATTTCTCTGATCACTTTTATTCTGCTCCACTTAACCCCTGGGGATCCGGCCGTAGCTTACTTGAGGGCGTCACATATTCCTCCAACAGATGAGGCAGTGGCTTCCCTTCGAGCAGAGCTAGGGCTGGACAAGCCCCTGTATATCCAGTATGTAAATTGGTTAGGAAAAGTGGTTCAATTGGATTTAGGGATTTCTTATGTGTCGAAGAAATCTATATGGGATGAAATTATTCTCCATTTCCTCCCAACGCTGCAACTTGCATGTGCTTCATTGCTCCTGATTATTTTTATTAGTGTACCTTTAGGAATGATTTCTGCCCTTTACAAAGGGAAATTAATTGATCAGGTTAGCAGGATGCTTGCCTTTGTAAGCGTCTCGATGCCTGCTTTTTGGCTCGGATTTCTATTCATCTATTTTTTATCGGTAAAGTTAGATTTATTTCCTGTATTGGGAAGAGGAACTTTTGCCCATCTAGTGCTTCCGGCCCTGACATTGGCTTTTCCTTATATAGGTACGTACATGCGCTTGCTTCGCACCAGTATGCTAGAAAACTTGAATGAGCCATTTGTGGTGTATGCGAGAGCGCGAGGGCTGCGAGAAAGTCTAATCATTGGTAGACATGTGTTTAAAAAATCCTTATTACCTGTGTTAACTGGACTTGGCATGAGCATTGGAAACATGCTAAGCGGAGCCGTTATTGTTGAGACCGTCTTTGCATGGCCTGGTATGGGTTCCTTGTTTGTCACTTCTATTTTACACCGTGATTATCCGATGATTCAGAGCTGTTTATTGTTTATGGGTGTGATCTTTGTCGTCTGCAATCTCCTTGTGGATATTGCATATGCTTTCCTAGATCCCCGGATAAAATGGGAAGGAGAGCAATAA
- the nikA gene encoding nickel ABC transporter substrate-binding protein, with product MYLKRSAFITSFVGLIALLTIIIAGCGNTTKEGENRATQDSSKVLTFSWSGDIGDVNPHTYFPNQWFSQAMVYESLVYYGEGGELKPWLAQSWDVSKDGKEYVFHLRKDVTFSDGSPFNATIVKKNFDTVLANAPQHEWMELINQIKSTEVVDDFTFKLILNKPYYPTLQELTYIRPLRFVGEAAFPDSQNTFKDGLKSPIGTGPWVLSEYKKNETAVFTRNEKYWGEKPKVDKVIVKVIPDGESRVLAFEKKDIDLIFGNGVISQDSFRFLKESGKYETKLSEPTATRALLFNTNREALKERNLRLAIQHAFDKQAVIDHIFYGTERKADTLFAPTIPYTKIDVKPYEHDEEKAKQLLDEAGWKLVNGKPFREKAGKPLQLELMFISSDNIQKAIAEYTQGEFRKLGIDMKLTSKEEEDFWATANEGSFDLLFTASWGVPFDPHSYLSAITTPSEGGSPDYKALSGLPGKKELDKKIKEVLVSTDEAHRKMLYTDILTTLHEQAAYLPISYQSNIAVYHKNLSGVHFLPQEYEVPFTTIDMK from the coding sequence ATGTATTTGAAACGGTCTGCATTTATTACTTCTTTTGTTGGACTAATAGCGCTGCTAACAATCATTATCGCTGGCTGTGGTAACACAACAAAAGAAGGAGAAAATAGAGCAACTCAAGATAGTTCAAAAGTTCTTACGTTTTCCTGGTCTGGAGATATCGGAGACGTAAATCCTCATACCTATTTTCCGAATCAATGGTTCTCACAAGCTATGGTATATGAATCACTAGTATACTACGGTGAAGGAGGGGAGCTTAAACCGTGGCTGGCCCAAAGCTGGGATGTATCGAAGGATGGAAAAGAGTATGTGTTTCATCTAAGAAAAGATGTTACATTTTCGGATGGATCGCCGTTTAATGCTACAATCGTGAAGAAAAATTTCGATACGGTTTTAGCTAATGCTCCCCAACATGAATGGATGGAATTAATCAATCAAATTAAAAGTACTGAGGTAGTGGACGATTTTACGTTTAAATTAATTTTGAACAAGCCATATTACCCTACTCTTCAGGAGCTTACGTACATTAGACCTTTACGATTTGTAGGAGAAGCTGCCTTTCCTGATAGCCAAAACACATTTAAAGACGGGCTCAAGTCACCGATTGGGACAGGTCCATGGGTACTAAGCGAATATAAGAAAAATGAAACGGCTGTCTTTACAAGAAACGAGAAGTATTGGGGCGAGAAACCGAAAGTCGATAAGGTGATTGTTAAAGTCATACCTGACGGTGAATCGAGAGTGCTAGCTTTTGAGAAAAAGGACATTGATCTGATTTTTGGAAACGGAGTCATAAGCCAGGATTCGTTCCGGTTTCTGAAGGAATCGGGAAAATATGAAACCAAACTATCAGAACCTACGGCTACAAGGGCGTTACTCTTTAATACGAACAGAGAAGCTCTTAAAGAGCGTAACTTACGTCTAGCTATCCAGCATGCCTTTGATAAGCAGGCTGTCATCGATCATATCTTTTACGGCACAGAAAGAAAAGCTGATACGTTATTTGCACCTACCATTCCATATACGAAGATTGATGTAAAACCGTATGAACACGATGAAGAAAAAGCGAAACAATTGTTGGATGAAGCGGGCTGGAAACTAGTAAATGGCAAACCATTTCGAGAGAAGGCTGGAAAACCGCTACAATTGGAACTAATGTTTATTAGCTCAGACAACATCCAGAAGGCGATCGCCGAATATACCCAAGGTGAGTTTAGAAAATTAGGGATAGATATGAAGCTGACAAGTAAGGAAGAAGAGGATTTTTGGGCTACAGCCAATGAAGGCAGCTTTGATTTATTATTTACGGCAAGCTGGGGTGTTCCGTTTGATCCACATTCCTATTTGTCTGCTATCACAACACCTTCGGAAGGTGGCAGTCCGGATTACAAAGCTCTATCAGGGCTACCAGGCAAGAAAGAATTAGATAAAAAAATCAAGGAAGTATTAGTAAGTACAGATGAAGCACACAGAAAGATGCTTTATACAGATATTTTAACAACATTGCACGAACAGGCTGCTTACTTACCAATATCTTATCAATCTAATATAGCGGTCTATCATAAAAATCTGAGCGGGGTTCATTTCTTGCCTCAAGAATACGAAGTTCCTTTCACTACCATTGATATGAAGTGA
- a CDS encoding nitroreductase family protein: protein MSEFTSLVKSRRSANNYMEGVEITRSELEEIFTLAKYAPSAFNLQHTHYLVVTDPVLKEKIYESCKQYKVHSASAVILVLGNRYAYQAVEKINEGMHHLGILSKQELDRTVETVTGIYEGKGESFMKEEAIRNASLSAMLFMLSAKDKGWDTCPMIGFDPGAIKEILEIPDGYETVMMITIGKEKLSSQRPRGYRKPNGEFVSYNGM from the coding sequence ATGAGTGAATTTACAAGCCTAGTGAAAAGTCGACGTTCCGCAAATAATTATATGGAAGGGGTAGAAATTACCCGGTCCGAGCTTGAAGAGATCTTTACTTTGGCTAAATATGCTCCTTCTGCTTTTAATCTTCAGCATACACATTATCTTGTCGTAACGGATCCAGTCTTGAAAGAAAAAATTTATGAATCCTGCAAGCAGTATAAGGTGCATTCAGCTTCAGCGGTCATATTGGTGTTGGGCAATCGTTACGCTTATCAAGCGGTGGAAAAAATCAACGAGGGAATGCATCATCTTGGAATTTTGAGTAAACAAGAGCTAGATCGTACCGTCGAGACTGTTACAGGGATATATGAGGGTAAGGGTGAATCCTTTATGAAGGAAGAAGCCATTCGTAATGCAAGCCTTTCTGCGATGCTGTTCATGCTATCTGCAAAAGATAAAGGCTGGGATACGTGCCCGATGATTGGATTTGATCCAGGTGCCATTAAGGAAATTTTAGAAATTCCTGATGGATATGAAACAGTCATGATGATTACTATCGGAAAAGAAAAGCTCTCAAGCCAACGTCCACGCGGCTATCGTAAGCCGAACGGAGAATTTGTAAGCTACAACGGTATGTGA
- a CDS encoding DoxX family protein, which translates to MNAGLLLIRLVVGLLFIGHGTQKLFGWFGGHGLKGTAGWLESIGVKPGLLMAFMAGASEIVGGLLFASGVFTWVGGALIAVTMLIAIFTVHGKNGLWITQNGMEYNLVLLAVAIGVALIGPGAYVLFA; encoded by the coding sequence ATGAATGCAGGACTTTTACTTATTCGATTAGTTGTGGGACTTTTATTTATTGGTCATGGTACACAGAAATTATTTGGATGGTTTGGTGGGCATGGCTTAAAGGGAACAGCGGGTTGGTTAGAATCAATCGGTGTGAAACCCGGCTTGTTAATGGCTTTCATGGCAGGAGCCAGTGAGATTGTTGGAGGATTGCTCTTTGCCTCCGGTGTGTTTACTTGGGTAGGAGGAGCGTTAATCGCTGTTACTATGCTGATCGCTATCTTTACTGTACATGGAAAAAATGGATTGTGGATTACTCAAAACGGTATGGAATACAATCTAGTATTGCTAGCGGTAGCTATCGGTGTTGCGTTGATTGGGCCAGGTGCATACGTTTTATTTGCATAA
- a CDS encoding MarR family winged helix-turn-helix transcriptional regulator produces the protein MQDKQGKQTDMITDVNKAQEQSLHLFVVLSRAFNWMSAHVQKDIRQYGLNPTEFGVLELLFHKGRQPLQQIGDKILISSGNITYVVDKLEKKGYLLRKPCPNDRRVIYAELTQEGEQFLQEIFPKHREKLAEAMNGLSPEEKEITITLLKKLGKSAQMNFVDK, from the coding sequence ATGCAGGACAAACAGGGAAAGCAAACGGACATGATTACGGATGTTAATAAAGCTCAAGAGCAATCTCTCCATTTGTTCGTTGTCTTATCTCGTGCCTTTAACTGGATGTCTGCTCATGTTCAGAAGGATATTCGACAATATGGATTAAATCCGACTGAATTTGGCGTCCTAGAATTGTTATTTCATAAAGGCAGACAGCCTCTACAGCAAATTGGAGATAAGATTTTAATCTCTAGCGGAAATATTACTTATGTGGTTGATAAGCTAGAAAAAAAGGGTTATTTGCTCCGTAAGCCCTGTCCGAATGATCGACGCGTGATCTACGCGGAATTAACACAAGAAGGAGAACAATTTCTCCAAGAGATTTTTCCGAAGCATCGAGAAAAGCTAGCAGAAGCAATGAATGGACTGTCTCCTGAAGAAAAAGAGATTACCATTACCTTGTTAAAAAAGCTAGGGAAGTCAGCCCAAATGAATTTTGTAGATAAGTAG
- a CDS encoding flagellin gives MRINHNVSALNTHRQLGVNTGASGKNLEKLSSGLRINRAGDDAAGLAISEKMRGQIRGLEMASKNAQDGISLIQTAEGALTETHSILQRMRELAVQASSDTNEGVDRQKLQAEVDELSKEIKRISTDTEFNNQKVLDGSFEDKTFHIGANQGQSIKLSINDMSNTELGVTGMQLKETTVSDIKIGNTSTDSFKVELKAETAKKNDAVTETTAKIDKDGNVVVTLAQKAGDKTGAGTTGDITATKQDIADALKKIGIEVSVTAGKEADVLTAGVAATTIAAATDKDDTKGVNISTQRAADKAITTINNALNKVSEERSKLGANQNRLEHTINNLGATAENLTAAESRIRDVDMAKEMMDFTKNNILTQAAQAMLAQANQQPQGVLQLLR, from the coding sequence ATGAGAATCAATCACAACGTATCAGCACTAAACACACACCGTCAACTAGGCGTAAACACTGGCGCATCTGGTAAAAACCTAGAGAAATTGTCCTCTGGTCTTCGTATCAACCGCGCAGGTGATGATGCAGCAGGTCTAGCAATTTCTGAAAAAATGCGTGGTCAAATCCGCGGTCTAGAAATGGCTTCTAAAAATGCGCAAGACGGTATCTCTTTGATCCAAACTGCTGAAGGTGCATTAACTGAAACACACAGCATCCTACAACGTATGCGCGAACTAGCTGTTCAAGCATCTTCTGACACTAATGAAGGCGTAGACCGTCAAAAGCTACAAGCAGAGGTTGATGAGCTGTCTAAAGAAATCAAACGTATTTCTACAGACACAGAGTTCAACAACCAAAAAGTATTGGATGGATCTTTTGAAGATAAAACATTCCATATCGGTGCTAACCAAGGACAAAGCATCAAATTGAGCATCAACGACATGAGCAACACGGAGCTTGGTGTAACAGGCATGCAATTGAAAGAAACAACTGTTTCAGATATTAAAATTGGAAACACTTCTACAGATAGCTTTAAAGTAGAATTGAAAGCAGAAACAGCCAAAAAAAATGATGCAGTAACAGAAACAACAGCAAAAATTGATAAAGATGGTAATGTTGTTGTAACATTGGCTCAAAAAGCAGGAGATAAAACTGGTGCAGGTACTACAGGGGATATCACTGCAACAAAACAAGATATAGCAGATGCTCTTAAAAAGATCGGTATCGAAGTTTCTGTTACTGCTGGTAAAGAAGCAGATGTACTTACTGCTGGTGTTGCTGCCACAACTATCGCTGCCGCTACAGACAAAGATGACACAAAAGGTGTTAACATCTCTACTCAAAGAGCAGCAGACAAAGCAATCACAACCATCAACAACGCTCTTAACAAAGTATCCGAAGAGCGCTCTAAACTAGGTGCGAACCAAAACCGTCTAGAGCACACGATCAACAACTTGGGAGCAACTGCTGAGAACCTAACAGCTGCTGAATCTCGTATCCGCGACGTTGATATGGCGAAAGAAATGATGGACTTCACAAAAAATAACATTCTTACTCAAGCAGCTCAAGCAATGCTTGCGCAAGCTAACCAACAGCCTCAAGGCGTACTTCAATTACTTCGTTAA
- a CDS encoding flagellin translates to MRINHNVSALNTHRQLGVNTGASGKNLEKLSSGLRINRAGDDAAGLAISEKMRGQIRGLEMASKNAQDGISLIQTAEGALTETHSILQRMRELAVQASSDTNEGVDRQKLQAEVDELSKEIKRISTDTEFNNQKVLDGSFEDKTFHIGANQGQSIKLSINNMSNSELGVTGFESKETAVATDIQVGNTSEDTFKVELKAATVKGNDEVKETTATIDKDGNVVVTLKQAGSLPTAAGPGAITATKQEVVDALKKIGIEASVATAKAGDVLTAGSTTTIAAATDKDDQKGVNISTQKAADKAITTINNALNKVSEERSKLGANQNRLEHTINNLGATAENLTAAESRIRDVDMAKEMMDFTKNNILTQAAQAMLAQANQQPQGVLQLLR, encoded by the coding sequence ATGAGAATCAATCACAACGTATCAGCACTAAACACACACCGTCAATTAGGTGTAAACACTGGCGCATCTGGTAAAAACCTAGAGAAATTGTCCTCTGGTCTTCGCATCAATCGTGCAGGTGATGACGCAGCAGGTCTAGCGATCTCCGAAAAAATGCGTGGTCAAATCCGCGGTCTAGAAATGGCTTCTAAAAATGCGCAAGATGGTATTTCCTTGATCCAAACAGCAGAGGGTGCCTTAACTGAAACACACAGCATCCTACAACGTATGCGCGAACTAGCAGTTCAAGCATCTTCTGACACAAACGAAGGCGTAGACCGTCAAAAGCTACAAGCAGAGGTTGATGAGTTGTCTAAAGAAATCAAACGTATTTCTACAGACACAGAGTTCAACAACCAAAAAGTATTGGATGGATCTTTCGAAGATAAAACATTCCATATCGGTGCTAACCAAGGACAAAGCATCAAATTGAGCATTAACAACATGAGCAACTCAGAGCTTGGTGTAACAGGCTTTGAATCGAAAGAAACAGCTGTTGCAACAGATATTCAAGTTGGAAACACTTCTGAAGATACTTTTAAAGTAGAATTGAAAGCAGCAACAGTAAAAGGAAATGATGAAGTAAAAGAAACAACAGCAACAATTGATAAAGATGGTAATGTCGTTGTAACATTGAAGCAAGCTGGATCTTTACCTACAGCTGCTGGTCCAGGTGCTATCACTGCAACAAAACAAGAAGTAGTAGATGCTCTTAAGAAGATTGGTATCGAAGCTTCTGTTGCCACTGCGAAAGCTGGAGACGTACTTACTGCTGGTAGTACTACAACTATCGCTGCCGCTACAGACAAAGATGACCAAAAAGGTGTTAACATCTCCACTCAAAAAGCAGCAGACAAAGCAATCACAACGATCAACAACGCTCTTAACAAAGTATCCGAAGAGCGCTCTAAACTAGGTGCGAACCAAAACCGTCTAGAGCACACAATCAACAACTTGGGAGCAACTGCTGAGAACTTGACAGCTGCTGAATCTCGTATCCGTGACGTTGATATGGCGAAAGAAATGATGGACTTCACAAAAAATAACATTCTTACTCAAGCTGCTCAAGCAATGCTTGCACAAGCTAACCAACAGCCTCAAGGCGTACTTCAATTACTTCGTTAA
- a CDS encoding flagellin — protein MRINHNVSALNTHRQLGVNTGASGKNLEKLSSGLRINRAGDDAAGLAISEKMRGQIRGLEMASKNAQDGISLIQTAEGALTETHSILQRMRELAVQASSDTNEGVDRQKLQAEVDELSKEINRISTDTEFNNQKVLDGSFENKTFHIGANQGQNIKLSINDMSNEKLGVNGLKKESNVLGGDIIVNNKGDKFEITYSINGADKPAVDKTTAKVDKDGNVTVTLAQKAGTGAVGDINATKADVLNALKEVGIDATAKAGVDLSTKTLTGKTAPTKDTIAVASEVDNTRGVNISTQKAADKAITTINNALNKVSEERSKLGANQNRLEHTINNLGATAENLTAAESRIRDVDMAKEMMDFTKNNILTQAAQAMLAQANQQPQGVLQLLR, from the coding sequence ATGAGAATCAATCACAACGTATCAGCACTAAACACACACCGTCAACTAGGTGTAAACACTGGCGCATCTGGTAAAAACCTGGAAAAATTGTCCTCTGGTCTTCGCATCAACCGTGCAGGTGATGACGCAGCAGGTCTAGCAATCTCCGAAAAAATGCGTGGTCAAATCCGCGGTCTAGAAATGGCTTCTAAAAATGCGCAAGACGGTATCTCCTTGATCCAAACAGCAGAGGGTGCATTAACTGAAACACACAGCATCCTACAACGTATGCGTGAACTAGCCGTTCAAGCATCTTCTGACACTAATGAAGGTGTTGACCGTCAAAAGCTTCAAGCAGAGGTTGATGAATTGTCCAAAGAAATCAATCGTATTTCTACAGACACAGAATTCAATAACCAAAAAGTATTGGATGGATCTTTTGAAAACAAAACATTCCATATCGGTGCTAACCAAGGACAAAATATTAAGCTGAGCATTAATGATATGAGCAATGAGAAGCTTGGTGTAAATGGATTGAAAAAAGAATCCAATGTTCTTGGTGGGGATATTATTGTCAATAATAAAGGCGATAAATTTGAAATCACATATTCTATCAATGGTGCAGATAAACCAGCAGTAGACAAAACAACTGCCAAGGTAGATAAAGATGGGAATGTAACTGTTACACTAGCACAAAAAGCAGGAACAGGTGCAGTAGGTGACATCAATGCAACAAAAGCAGATGTTTTGAACGCACTTAAGGAAGTAGGGATCGATGCTACAGCAAAAGCTGGTGTGGATTTAAGCACAAAAACGCTAACTGGTAAAACTGCTCCTACCAAAGACACCATTGCAGTAGCGAGTGAGGTAGATAATACAAGAGGTGTTAACATCTCCACTCAAAAAGCAGCAGACAAAGCAATCACAACAATCAACAATGCTCTTAACAAAGTATCTGAAGAACGCTCAAAACTAGGTGCGAACCAAAACCGTCTAGAGCACACAATCAACAACTTGGGAGCAACGGCAGAGAACCTGACAGCCGCAGAATCTCGTATCCGTGACGTTGATATGGCAAAAGAAATGATGGACTTCACGAAAAACAACATTCTTACTCAAGCAGCTCAAGCAATGCTTGCACAAGCTAACCAACAGCCTCAAGGCGTACTTCAATTACTTCGTTAA
- a CDS encoding flagellin, with protein MRINHNVSALNTHRQLGVNTGASGKNLEKLSSGLRINRAGDDAAGLAISEKMRGQIRGLEMASKNAQDGISLIQTAEGALTETHSILQRMRELAVQASSDTNEGVDRQKLQAEVDELSKEIKRISTDTEFNNQKVLDGSFEDKTFHIGANQGQNIKLSINNMSNKELGVNGLAKETTAGDITFTNRSGDEAFKVEFAIGAKGSGTSAKVDKDGKVTVTLASTDGTNTTAKFDDVLGALKAVGVESKLGAGKKGSDTAAKLAETTIAKAAATDVDDTRGVNISTQKAADKAITTINNALNKVSEERSKLGANQNRLEHTINNLGTTAENLTAAESRIRDVDMAKEMMDFTKNNILTQAAQAMLAQANQQPQSVLQLLR; from the coding sequence ATGAGAATCAATCACAACGTATCAGCACTAAACACGCACCGTCAACTAGGTGTAAACACTGGCGCATCTGGTAAAAACTTGGAGAAATTGTCTTCTGGCCTTCGCATCAACCGTGCAGGTGATGACGCAGCAGGTCTAGCAATCTCCGAAAAAATGCGTGGCCAAATCCGCGGTCTAGAAATGGCTTCTAAAAATGCGCAAGACGGTATTTCCTTGATCCAAACAGCTGAAGGTGCATTAACTGAAACACACAGCATCCTACAACGTATGCGTGAACTAGCCGTTCAAGCATCTTCTGACACCAACGAAGGTGTTGACCGTCAAAAGCTTCAAGCAGAGGTTGATGAATTGTCTAAAGAAATCAAACGTATTTCTACAGACACTGAGTTCAACAACCAAAAAGTATTGGATGGTTCTTTCGAAGACAAAACGTTCCATATCGGTGCTAACCAAGGACAAAACATCAAATTAAGCATTAACAACATGAGTAACAAAGAGCTTGGCGTAAATGGTCTGGCTAAAGAAACAACGGCGGGTGACATCACGTTTACGAACAGAAGCGGTGATGAAGCTTTCAAAGTTGAATTTGCAATTGGAGCGAAAGGCTCTGGTACATCTGCTAAAGTTGATAAGGATGGAAAAGTAACTGTAACATTAGCATCTACAGACGGAACAAATACAACAGCAAAATTTGATGATGTATTAGGAGCTCTGAAGGCCGTAGGAGTTGAATCGAAGCTTGGCGCTGGTAAAAAAGGAAGCGATACTGCCGCTAAATTAGCAGAAACAACTATTGCTAAAGCTGCTGCTACAGATGTTGATGATACAAGAGGTGTTAACATCTCCACTCAAAAGGCTGCGGATAAAGCAATCACAACCATCAACAACGCTCTTAACAAAGTATCTGAAGAGCGCTCTAAACTAGGTGCGAACCAAAACCGTCTAGAGCACACAATCAATAACCTAGGAACAACTGCTGAGAACCTAACAGCCGCAGAATCCCGTATCCGTGACGTTGATATGGCGAAAGAAATGATGGACTTCACGAAAAACAACATCCTGACTCAAGCAGCTCAAGCTATGCTTGCCCAGGCTAACCAACAGCCTCAAAGCGTGCTTCAATTACTTCGTTAA